Proteins encoded together in one Prunus dulcis chromosome 3, ALMONDv2, whole genome shotgun sequence window:
- the LOC117621944 gene encoding transcription factor MYB10-like has protein sequence MVRAPFYDKSGLKKGAWSPEEDDKLRAYIEEHGHLNWRSLPKFAGISRCGKSCRLRWTNYLRPGVKRGNYTQAEDDLILKLHEEFGNKWSMIAAKLPGRTDNEIKNHWNTRFKNLTKQNPTSSQSAKEQPCNHESSPTVTSQNTELGAQSGPKFDASVHQILESSPLSPETFSSDSSSLSSNQASASTTMSWFNESTGDFWSEPFQLNVQSNYSVNYLREEEVLSSPSLTFYDIGDNMDLFYQVMPTWPENID, from the exons atggtaaGAGCCCCCTTCTATGACAAAAGTGGACTGAAGAAAGGGGCATGGAGTCCTGAAGAAGACGACAAGTTAAGAGCCTATATTGAAGAACATGGCCATTTGAACTGGCGTTCGCTTCCCAAATTTGCCG GTATATCTAGGTGTGGCAAAAGTTGCAGACTGAGATGGACCAACTACCTTCGACCGGGTGTAAAACGGGGAAATTACACTCAAGCAGAAGACGATTTGATCCTCAAATTGCATGAAGAATTTGGAAATAA ATGGTCAATGATTGCTGCAAAATTACCTGGAAGAACagacaatgaaatcaaaaatCATTGGAACACCCGCTTTAAGAATCTCACAAAGCAAAATCCAACATCATCTCAATCAGCCAAAGAGCAGCCTTGTAATCACGAGTCTTCCCCAACTGTAACTAGCCAAAACACAGAATTAGGAGCTCAAAGTGGTCCAAAATTTGATGCTTCTGTTCACCAAATTTTGGAGAGCTCTCCCTTGTCCCCCGAAACATTTTCCAGTGACTCCTCCTCCCTGAGCTCCAATCAGGCATCTGCATCTACTACTATGAGTTGGTTTAATGAATCAACCGGAGATTTTTGGTCCGAACCATTTCAATTGAATGTCCAAAGTAACTATTCAGTTAACTACTTGAGGGAGGAGGAAGTTTTATCATCACCATCCTTAACGTTTTATGATATAGGGGACAATATGGATTTGTTCTACCAGGTGATGCCAACATGGCCAGAGAATATTGATTAA
- the LOC117622468 gene encoding uncharacterized protein LOC117622468, translating into MKNVPKPKPKFLHCFRPVVDMDMVLESKGVRIVEKKENKNENSLSTKTMSLDRGCSVKSENTKMPPRPNRTFSQAIKAVVFETILAKRARDRKGYRQDSFGSKSFSVKSEAPLNLGSDELTKVEETKPNLETLHSSSPGSLSPSSISRSSSISESKRLSKNLSDSTKQSKKNQQDPAVKSKNTHMSSSDFNSRIYFLLISLAITVFWGRVFAILVASTWLYFFPGRYNASNVKPENVRKWSEAECRDNKKKVIMEGLIERKNHHSQRENRGH; encoded by the exons ATGAAAAACgttccaaaaccaaaacccaagttTCTGCACTGTTTCCGACCGGTCGTGGACATGGACATGGTGCTCGAGTCGAAAGGTGTAAGGATTGttgagaagaaagagaacaagAACGAGAACTCTTTGTCGACTAAAACCATGTCTTTGGACAGAGGGTGCTCTGTCAAGTCAGAGAACACGAAAATGCCTCCTCGTCCAAACCGAACGTTTTCTCAGGCGATCAAAGCCGTTGTGTTTGAAACAATTCTG GCCAAGAGAGCTCGTGATCGAAAAGGTTACAGGCAAGACTCGTTTGGATCAAAAAGTTTTTCGGTGAAAAGTGAAGCACCTCTGAATTTGGGCAGCGATGAATTGACGAAGGTTGAAgaaaccaaacccaatttgGAGACGTtgcattcttcttctcctgGTTCATTATCACCATCATCAATATCACGTTCAAGTTCGATTTCAGAATCCAAAAGATTGTCCAAAAATTTATCAGACTCAACGAAACAGagcaaaaaaaaccaacaagaCCCTGCAGTGAAATCAAAGAACACGCACATGAGTTCCTCTGATTTCAACTCTcggatatattttcttctcataaGCCTTGCGATCACAGTGTTTTGGGGCAGGGTCTTTGCAATCCTTGTCGCATCAACTTGGCTCTACTTTTTTCCAGGGCGTTATAATGCAAGTAATGTGAAGCCGGAAAACGTGAGAAAGTGGTCGGAGGCAGAGTGCAGAGACAACAAGAAGAAGGTCATAATGGAAGGGTTGATTGAAAGGAAGAACCACCACAGCCAGAGAGAAAACAGAGGGCATTAA
- the LOC117622052 gene encoding transcription factor MYB8-like has protein sequence MVRTPCRDENGMKKGTWTPEEDRKLIAYVTRYGCWNWRQLPRFAGLSRCGKSCRLRWMNYLRPNIKRGNYSQEEEETIVKLHQQLGNRWSAIAAQLPGRTDNEIKNHWHTNLKKRMNNKHYNPSSSSSSSSSSSVTQTDDQETPNCSGLVELAVDQLTKSATILPNADETADHLQVPQTDHDHLDNIFQLSSPQPSSSEVSSLTTDNAPVVLSSMNNDNWVNYVEEDNVISSMEAYAYVQFGNDFWTEPFLADTSYLPCGLLTPSMDSEFFYPLFD, from the exons ATGGTCAGAACTCCTTGCCGTGATGAGAATGGGATGAAGAAAGGTACATGGACACCGGAGGAAGACAGGAAGCTCATAGCTTATGTCACTAGGTATGGCTGCTGGAATTGGCGCCAGCTTCCCAGGTTTGCAG GTCTGTCAAGGTGTGGGAAGAGCTGCAGACTGCGGTGGATGAATTATTTGAGGCCAAACATCAAGAGAGGAAACTACAgtcaagaagaagaggaaactATCGTCAAATTACACCAGCAGTTGGGCAATAG ATGGTCAGCTATAGCGGCCCAGCTACCAGGAAGAACGGACAATGAGATAAAAAATCACTGGCATACAAACCTCAAGAAACGCATGAACAATAAACACTACAAcccatcatcttcatcatcatcatcatcatcttcatcagtCACACAAACTGATGATCAAGAAACACCCAATTGCTCAGGCCTTGTAGAGCTAGCCGTCGATCAGCTAACTAAGAGTGCTACAATTTTACCAAATGCAGATGAAACAGCTGATCATCTTCAAGTGCCCCAAACTGATCATGATCATCTTGATAATATCTTCCAACTGTCGTCGCCGCAACCCTCGTCGAGTGAAGTCTCGTCCTTGACCACAGACAATGCCCCGGTTGTTTTAAGCAGCATGAATAATGATAATTGGGTTAATTATGTGGAAGAGGACAATGTTATTAGTTCCATGGAAGCATATGCATATGTTCAATTCGGCAATGATTTCTGGACCGAGCCATTTTTGGCTGATACCTCCTACCTCCCGTGTGGGCTTTTGACTCCCTCCATGGATTCCGAGTTTTTCTATCCACTGTTTGATTGA